A section of the Polyangium spumosum genome encodes:
- a CDS encoding diacylglycerol/lipid kinase family protein — MGGIGVVLNPRSRQNRRDPAAASRLARTLGDRGVVRTARTREDLARIAEDFRKLKIDVLGISGGDGTNHITLTGFLEVYSDEPLPPIAFLRGGTMNTVANAVGVPRGKPDGLLAALIARYNERGKAPLRVVERNTMRIDDHYGFIFGTGAIHGYMAEYYRHPEPNPVHAARVLYEASKDVLLGRKTPVAERWEGTALLSGGVRLPMRDYLCIAAGTVDQIGLGFRPFYRSGHVPGRFHILGIHTTALGFVKKLPDVWQARSMGEEHTYDHLAEHAILEARSGVVRYVLDGDLHEHRGPLEMRVGPRVKIVVEHKAGIRPPGGSTFTFPPPWIQPGNS; from the coding sequence ATGGGTGGCATTGGCGTCGTTCTGAACCCTCGCTCCCGACAGAACCGTCGTGACCCGGCCGCGGCCTCGCGGCTGGCACGGACGCTCGGCGATCGAGGCGTCGTTCGCACCGCGCGGACGCGGGAGGACCTCGCGCGGATCGCGGAGGATTTCCGGAAACTCAAGATCGACGTCCTCGGGATCTCCGGCGGAGACGGCACGAATCACATCACGCTGACCGGGTTCCTCGAGGTCTACAGCGACGAGCCGCTCCCGCCGATCGCGTTCCTGCGCGGCGGGACGATGAACACGGTCGCGAACGCCGTGGGCGTGCCCCGCGGCAAGCCCGACGGCCTGCTCGCGGCGCTGATCGCCCGCTACAACGAGCGCGGAAAAGCGCCGCTCCGGGTGGTCGAGCGCAACACGATGCGTATCGACGACCATTACGGCTTCATCTTCGGCACGGGCGCGATCCACGGATACATGGCCGAGTACTACCGGCACCCCGAGCCGAACCCCGTCCACGCCGCGCGTGTGCTCTACGAGGCCAGCAAGGACGTCCTGCTCGGGCGCAAGACGCCGGTCGCCGAGCGCTGGGAGGGCACCGCCTTGCTCTCCGGCGGCGTGCGTTTGCCCATGCGGGATTACCTCTGCATCGCGGCGGGCACGGTCGACCAGATCGGCCTCGGCTTCCGGCCCTTCTACCGCTCGGGGCACGTCCCCGGGCGGTTCCACATCCTGGGCATCCACACGACCGCGCTCGGGTTCGTCAAGAAGCTGCCCGACGTCTGGCAAGCGCGCTCGATGGGCGAGGAGCACACGTACGACCACCTCGCAGAGCACGCGATCCTGGAGGCACGCTCGGGCGTGGTGCGGTACGTGCTCGACGGCGACCTGCACGAGCATCGTGGGCCGCTCGAGATGCGCGTGGGGCCACGCGTGAAGATCGTGGTGGAGCACAAGGCCGGCATCCGGCCGCCGGGCGGGAGCACCTTCACCTTCCCCCCGCCCTGGATCCAGCCTGGCAATTCGTGA
- a CDS encoding lysophospholipid acyltransferase family protein yields MGIGDDLGKLLDDLRRHDSVFWRRALDAGVTHGPRPFVRYAPPLIGLAFGAALGRQRRAVRKNLRRALGPRSVLVETMDVARVFASFASCLTEAFLVGRDRPERLVGLCASDENYVGAAGQGRGVIIATAHTGGWQAAGPILRSVHAADVVVVMAHERDERAEALTDEARDKAGVRIVHVGTSPLDALPLLSHLRRGGVVAVQIDRLPQGMRGREVTLFGEPFVVPEGPLSLAALSGAPIVPVFTRRQGYMRYEVRSCPPISLPRRPSEAELSLAAERIAAAMESFLRENPTQWFHFE; encoded by the coding sequence GTGGGGATCGGAGACGACCTCGGCAAGCTGCTCGACGATCTGCGCCGGCACGACTCCGTGTTCTGGCGCCGCGCGCTCGACGCAGGCGTGACGCACGGCCCGCGCCCCTTCGTGCGTTATGCGCCTCCGCTCATCGGGCTCGCCTTCGGGGCCGCGCTCGGGCGGCAGCGGCGCGCCGTGCGCAAGAACCTGAGGCGCGCGCTCGGACCCCGGAGCGTCCTCGTCGAGACCATGGACGTCGCGCGTGTCTTCGCGAGCTTCGCGAGCTGCTTGACGGAGGCGTTCCTCGTGGGGCGTGATCGGCCCGAGCGCCTCGTCGGCCTCTGCGCGTCGGACGAGAACTACGTCGGCGCGGCGGGGCAAGGGCGCGGCGTGATCATCGCGACGGCGCACACGGGGGGCTGGCAAGCCGCCGGTCCGATCCTGCGCAGCGTGCACGCGGCCGACGTCGTCGTCGTGATGGCGCACGAGCGCGACGAGCGCGCGGAGGCGCTCACGGACGAGGCGAGGGACAAGGCGGGTGTGCGGATCGTACACGTGGGGACGAGCCCGCTCGACGCGTTGCCCCTGCTCTCGCACCTCCGCCGCGGCGGCGTGGTGGCGGTCCAGATCGACAGGCTCCCGCAGGGCATGCGCGGGCGCGAAGTCACGCTTTTCGGCGAGCCCTTCGTCGTGCCCGAGGGCCCGCTCTCGCTCGCTGCCTTGAGCGGCGCGCCGATCGTGCCCGTCTTCACGCGGCGGCAGGGTTACATGCGCTACGAGGTGCGGAGCTGTCCGCCGATCTCGCTGCCGCGCCGGCCCAGCGAGGCGGAGCTCTCCCTCGCCGCAGAGCGCATCGCCGCTGCCATGGAAAGCTTTTTGCGCGAGAACCCCACGCAGTGGTTCCACTTCGAGTAA
- the queG gene encoding tRNA epoxyqueuosine(34) reductase QueG, with the protein MSSSDVDRQIRERAFELGFDVVGVARADEPLDVEHDRYRAFIEAGMHGTMRYLEEYVEERRRLDTPAILPGARSVVCVGRRYARSAEAEAHDPEVARGIARYARGQDYHLFVRKKLRRLAEFIRGLGPGIDARPLCDIEPVMERAWASRAGLGFVGKNGLVIVPGQGSYVMLGEVVTTLVLTPGVPMHERCGACTRCLDACPTGAFPTPFVLDARRCISYLTIEQHDAPPEELREAIGEHLFGCDVCQEVCPYNRTAPPPEARTQQFHPLSRWSETRLSDLASIEEEAFPETIQGTPLRRARRGGLARNAAIVAANKLARDPEGPDAEDNLRTLERAAAHEDPAAREVGEWGLLRIGRIEREPGSSAGDEGAVEPDAPPFAPRR; encoded by the coding sequence ATGTCCTCGAGCGACGTCGATCGGCAGATCCGGGAGAGGGCGTTCGAGCTCGGCTTCGACGTGGTCGGCGTGGCGCGCGCCGACGAGCCGCTCGACGTCGAGCACGACCGCTACCGCGCGTTCATCGAGGCCGGGATGCACGGCACGATGCGGTACCTCGAGGAGTACGTCGAGGAGCGGCGGCGGCTCGATACACCCGCGATCCTCCCGGGCGCGCGGAGCGTCGTGTGTGTCGGTCGTCGTTACGCGCGCTCGGCCGAGGCCGAGGCGCACGATCCCGAGGTCGCGCGTGGGATCGCCCGCTACGCGCGCGGGCAGGACTATCACCTCTTCGTACGCAAGAAGCTGCGCCGCCTGGCCGAGTTCATCCGCGGCCTCGGGCCCGGCATCGACGCGCGCCCGCTCTGCGACATCGAGCCGGTGATGGAGCGCGCGTGGGCCTCGCGCGCGGGGCTCGGCTTCGTCGGGAAAAACGGGCTCGTGATCGTCCCGGGGCAGGGCAGCTACGTCATGCTCGGCGAGGTCGTCACCACGCTTGTGCTCACGCCGGGGGTGCCGATGCACGAGCGTTGCGGAGCGTGCACGCGTTGCCTCGACGCCTGCCCGACGGGCGCGTTCCCGACGCCCTTCGTGCTCGACGCGCGGCGATGCATCTCGTACCTCACGATCGAGCAACACGACGCGCCGCCGGAGGAGCTACGCGAGGCGATCGGCGAGCACCTCTTCGGTTGTGACGTCTGCCAGGAGGTTTGTCCGTACAACCGGACGGCGCCGCCGCCCGAGGCGAGGACGCAGCAGTTCCATCCGCTCTCGCGCTGGTCCGAGACGCGGCTCTCGGATCTCGCTTCGATCGAGGAGGAGGCGTTCCCCGAGACGATCCAGGGCACGCCGCTCCGTCGCGCGCGCCGCGGAGGGCTCGCGCGGAACGCGGCGATCGTGGCGGCGAACAAGCTCGCGCGAGATCCCGAGGGGCCGGACGCAGAAGACAACCTGCGGACGCTCGAGCGGGCCGCGGCGCATGAAGATCCGGCGGCGCGGGAGGTCGGTGAGTGGGGGCTTTTGCGTATCGGGAGGATCGAGCGAGAGCCTGGATCCAGCGCTGGAGACGAGGGGGCCGTCGAGCCCGACGCGCCGCCCTTTGCGCCGCGCCGTTGA
- the hrpB gene encoding ATP-dependent helicase HrpB yields the protein MTLPIEPSLSEICARVAERRRLVLEAPPGAGKTTRVPRALFEAGLGGSGEILVLEPRRLAARMAARRVAEEMGQRLGETVGCTMRFENVASPATRIRFVTEGVLTRRLVRDPKLEGVSVVVIDEFHERHLTADVSLALLARLARGARPDLGIVVMSATLEADPVATFLDAPIVRSMGRMFDVEIEHLERADDRPLEAQVASAVRRLVREGLDGDVLVFLPGAAEIRRAMEAVRPIAEAEKLLVLPLHGMLSPKEQDLAVRPADRRKIILSTNVAESSVTIDGVVAVIDSGLARVASYAPWSGLPTLKVAKIARASAAQRAGRAGRTRPGRCLRLFTRGDLLARPEHDAPEIQRVDLAETILELHASGVRSIDELSFLDPPPRAAVTAAEELLRRLGAIDDARRITPLGRRMQHFPLHPRQARLLVEAEARGVAEEGAMLAALVGERDVTSGGASGRQGARETHRSDLLHMLDRLEEVLLEPHTTEQARRMGLDPARCDAVDRAFKQLSRFIDARKARRPESALDRERALLIATLAGYPDRVGRVRRPETATGRSGREIVFATGGSAVLAESSVLGAEEYVVAVDVEERTEGTRGRVVVRAASAVEADWLLDLFTDAITDTTDVRWNAAQERVEVTRRLAYEGLVLEESRVAATDPASLDRIGQTLADAACARGYRAFVRGDGLDTWLARVAFVRTHCPEVGLPELDEAAIVETLRALCVGRQNFSELREADLGAALASRLTPEQARRVAEWAPETMQLQGGRRLRLEYGPDGTVSAASRLQDFFGLAEGPRVARGRVAVVLHLCAPNQRPVQVTTDLAGFWERHYPAIARELRRRYPKHAWPDDPRHAAPPPPRGMRPS from the coding sequence ATGACGTTACCGATCGAGCCGTCGCTCTCCGAGATCTGCGCGCGCGTCGCCGAGCGACGCCGGCTCGTGCTGGAGGCGCCGCCGGGCGCGGGCAAGACGACACGCGTGCCGCGCGCGCTCTTCGAGGCGGGGCTCGGGGGTTCGGGGGAGATCCTGGTGCTCGAGCCGAGGCGCCTCGCCGCGCGGATGGCGGCCCGGCGCGTCGCCGAGGAGATGGGCCAGAGGCTCGGCGAGACCGTGGGCTGCACGATGCGCTTCGAGAACGTCGCGAGCCCCGCGACGCGCATCCGCTTCGTGACCGAGGGCGTGCTCACGCGCAGGCTCGTGCGGGATCCGAAGCTCGAGGGCGTGTCGGTCGTCGTGATCGACGAGTTCCACGAGCGGCACCTCACCGCCGACGTCTCGCTCGCGCTCCTCGCCCGCCTCGCGCGGGGCGCGCGCCCGGATCTCGGGATCGTCGTCATGTCGGCGACGCTGGAGGCGGATCCCGTGGCGACCTTCCTCGACGCGCCGATCGTGCGATCGATGGGGCGGATGTTCGACGTCGAGATCGAGCACCTCGAGCGCGCGGACGACAGGCCCCTCGAAGCGCAGGTCGCCTCCGCGGTGCGGCGCCTCGTGCGCGAGGGCCTCGACGGCGACGTGCTCGTGTTCTTGCCGGGCGCCGCGGAGATCCGCAGGGCGATGGAGGCGGTGCGCCCGATCGCGGAGGCGGAGAAGCTCCTCGTGCTGCCGCTGCACGGCATGCTTTCGCCGAAGGAGCAGGACCTCGCGGTTCGTCCGGCCGATCGGCGCAAGATCATCCTCTCGACGAACGTGGCCGAGTCGAGCGTGACGATCGACGGCGTGGTCGCGGTGATCGACAGCGGCCTCGCGCGCGTGGCGTCGTACGCGCCGTGGTCGGGGTTGCCGACGCTCAAGGTCGCCAAGATCGCGCGGGCTTCGGCGGCGCAACGCGCGGGGCGCGCGGGAAGGACGCGGCCCGGCCGGTGCCTACGGCTCTTCACGCGGGGCGATCTGCTCGCGCGTCCCGAGCACGACGCGCCCGAGATCCAGCGCGTCGATCTCGCCGAGACGATCCTCGAGCTCCACGCGTCGGGCGTCCGATCGATCGACGAGCTCTCGTTCCTCGATCCGCCGCCGCGCGCCGCCGTCACGGCGGCCGAGGAGCTGCTCCGGAGGCTCGGCGCGATCGACGACGCGCGACGGATCACGCCCCTCGGTCGGCGCATGCAGCACTTCCCCTTGCACCCGCGGCAGGCGCGCTTGCTCGTGGAGGCGGAGGCGCGTGGCGTCGCCGAGGAGGGCGCCATGCTCGCGGCGCTCGTCGGGGAGCGCGACGTGACGAGCGGCGGCGCGTCGGGGCGGCAAGGCGCGCGAGAGACGCATCGATCGGATCTGCTGCACATGCTCGACCGCCTCGAGGAGGTCCTGCTCGAACCACACACGACCGAGCAGGCGCGCAGGATGGGCCTCGATCCGGCGCGCTGCGACGCGGTGGATCGCGCGTTCAAGCAGCTCTCCCGGTTCATCGACGCGCGGAAGGCGAGGCGGCCCGAGAGCGCGCTCGATCGCGAACGAGCGCTCCTCATCGCCACGCTCGCGGGTTACCCCGATCGCGTGGGCCGCGTGCGCAGGCCCGAGACGGCGACGGGGCGGAGCGGCCGCGAGATCGTGTTCGCCACGGGAGGCTCCGCGGTGCTCGCCGAGTCGAGCGTGCTCGGCGCGGAGGAGTACGTGGTCGCGGTCGACGTGGAGGAACGGACGGAGGGCACGAGGGGCCGCGTCGTCGTGCGCGCCGCGAGCGCGGTGGAGGCCGACTGGCTGCTCGATCTCTTCACCGACGCGATCACCGACACCACCGACGTGCGGTGGAACGCGGCGCAGGAGCGCGTGGAGGTCACGCGCAGGCTCGCGTACGAGGGCCTCGTGCTGGAGGAGTCGCGCGTCGCAGCCACGGATCCCGCTTCGCTCGATCGCATCGGACAAACCCTCGCGGACGCGGCCTGCGCTCGAGGCTACCGCGCGTTCGTCCGCGGCGACGGCCTCGACACGTGGCTCGCGCGGGTCGCGTTCGTCCGGACGCATTGCCCCGAGGTGGGCCTGCCCGAGCTCGACGAGGCGGCGATCGTGGAGACGCTGCGCGCGCTCTGCGTGGGCCGGCAGAATTTTTCCGAGCTCCGGGAGGCTGATCTCGGCGCGGCCCTCGCCTCACGCCTCACGCCCGAGCAGGCGCGTCGTGTGGCCGAGTGGGCGCCCGAGACGATGCAGTTACAGGGCGGGCGGCGGCTGCGGCTCGAGTATGGCCCTGACGGCACGGTCTCGGCGGCCTCGCGCCTGCAGGATTTTTTCGGGTTGGCTGAGGGCCCCCGCGTGGCGCGGGGCCGGGTGGCGGTCGTGCTCCACCTCTGCGCGCCGAACCAGCGTCCGGTCCAGGTGACCACGGATCTCGCGGGCTTCTGGGAGCGGCACTACCCGGCCATCGCGCGGGAGCTCCGGCGGCGGTACCCGAAACATGCCTGGCCGGACGATCCTCGGCATGCGGCGCCGCCTCCTCCCAGGGGTATGCGCCCTTCGTGA
- a CDS encoding RNA methyltransferase, translating to MTKVALALVHHPVLDRAGETVTTAITNLDLHDMARSARTFGVMELHIVHPVAAQRLLAERIRDHWIHGSGKKRIPDRADALDVLRIVPSLEDVYESLAPGAGRAGIELWTTAASAKRGPVTGYADARARLERTDKPVLITFGTGWGLAGELVASADVRLAPIHADRDTGYNHLSVRAACAIVLDRLFG from the coding sequence GTGACGAAGGTCGCGCTCGCCCTGGTCCACCACCCCGTGCTCGATCGCGCCGGGGAGACGGTGACGACTGCGATCACGAACCTCGACCTGCACGACATGGCCCGGAGCGCGCGCACGTTCGGCGTGATGGAGCTTCACATCGTGCACCCGGTCGCGGCGCAGCGTCTGCTCGCCGAGCGCATCCGCGATCACTGGATCCACGGCTCGGGCAAGAAGCGCATCCCGGATCGCGCCGACGCGCTCGACGTGCTCCGGATCGTGCCGAGCTTGGAAGACGTCTACGAGTCCCTCGCGCCGGGCGCGGGGCGCGCGGGGATCGAGCTCTGGACGACGGCGGCCTCGGCGAAGCGGGGGCCCGTCACGGGGTACGCCGATGCTCGCGCGCGGCTCGAGCGAACGGACAAACCCGTGCTCATCACGTTCGGGACAGGCTGGGGCCTCGCGGGTGAGCTCGTCGCGTCGGCCGACGTCCGCCTCGCGCCGATCCACGCGGACCGAGACACGGGCTACAATCACCTGAGCGTGCGCGCGGCGTGCGCGATCGTGCTCGATCGGCTGTTCGGATAG
- a CDS encoding response regulator has protein sequence MRVLVCEDQDAIRRMIETLVGSSGHEVVGVATGAKAVELASTERFDILLLDLMLPGALDGFEVCARLRAHEATKELPIFVISAMDDPESRQRVKDAGATAFYAKPFRPLELLKDIQAIAASRK, from the coding sequence ATGCGAGTGCTCGTCTGCGAAGATCAGGACGCCATCCGCCGGATGATCGAAACGCTGGTCGGTTCGAGCGGTCACGAGGTGGTGGGCGTCGCCACGGGCGCCAAGGCCGTGGAGCTCGCCTCGACCGAGCGGTTCGACATCCTGCTGCTCGACCTCATGCTCCCCGGCGCGCTCGACGGCTTCGAGGTCTGCGCGCGCCTCCGGGCGCACGAGGCGACGAAGGAGCTGCCCATCTTCGTGATCAGCGCGATGGACGACCCCGAGTCGCGCCAGCGCGTGAAGGACGCCGGCGCGACCGCGTTTTACGCCAAGCCCTTCCGCCCGCTCGAGCTCCTGAAGGACATCCAGGCCATCGCGGCCAGCCGCAAGTGA
- a CDS encoding KH domain-containing protein gives MLLDLVALIARSLVDQPEKVTVREVTGDRFPRIELSVAREDIGKVIGKDGRTAQSIRALLNAAASKAGLRAHLDILD, from the coding sequence ATGCTGCTGGATCTCGTCGCGCTGATCGCGCGCTCGCTCGTGGATCAGCCCGAGAAGGTGACCGTCCGCGAGGTCACGGGGGATCGCTTCCCTCGCATCGAGCTCAGCGTGGCGCGCGAGGACATCGGCAAGGTGATCGGCAAGGATGGCCGCACCGCGCAGTCGATCCGCGCGCTCCTCAACGCGGCCGCCAGCAAGGCGGGCCTCCGGGCCCACCTCGACATCCTGGATTGA
- a CDS encoding YbhB/YbcL family Raf kinase inhibitor-like protein — translation MLTITSTAFTPHGEIPKEHTCEGDDRPPPLAFASVPPGTQSLALIVDDPDAPDPRAPKRTWVHWVVYNLPPTTPGLPAGAALPPGARVGNNDWGRDAYGGPCPPIGRHRYFHKLYALDVMLPDLGAPTKAELERAMEGHVLEHAELVGTYEKTGD, via the coding sequence ATGCTGACGATCACGTCCACCGCGTTCACGCCGCACGGCGAGATCCCGAAGGAGCACACCTGCGAGGGCGACGATCGACCGCCGCCGCTCGCCTTCGCGTCGGTGCCGCCGGGCACGCAGAGCTTGGCGCTGATCGTGGATGATCCGGACGCGCCGGATCCACGCGCGCCGAAGCGGACGTGGGTGCACTGGGTCGTCTACAACCTGCCGCCGACGACGCCGGGCCTGCCCGCGGGCGCGGCGCTGCCTCCGGGCGCGCGCGTGGGGAACAACGACTGGGGGCGCGACGCGTACGGCGGCCCGTGCCCGCCGATCGGGCGACACCGCTACTTCCACAAGCTCTACGCGCTCGACGTGATGTTGCCGGATCTCGGGGCGCCGACGAAGGCCGAGCTCGAGCGGGCCATGGAAGGGCACGTGCTCGAACACGCGGAGCTCGTGGGCACGTACGAAAAGACCGGCGACTAG
- the rimM gene encoding ribosome maturation factor RimM (Essential for efficient processing of 16S rRNA): MIPRRRATTESEAPRRFVAVAEIARAHGIQGELRLKLYHEGSDLLAERPTLKLRLPDGTERGAEITSVRSANKAVLARLAGVTDRDAAEALRGAVLLVPRDEFPPLEEGEFYACDIEGARAELASGEVVGRVLALASYPTCEVLVVERADGGKLEVPLLDDYVASVDTQAGLVRLVTIDGLT, from the coding sequence TTGATCCCGCGTAGACGCGCCACGACCGAGAGCGAGGCCCCGCGACGGTTCGTCGCCGTCGCGGAGATCGCGCGCGCCCACGGGATCCAGGGCGAGCTGCGCCTCAAGCTCTACCACGAGGGCTCCGACCTGCTCGCCGAGCGGCCGACGCTGAAGTTGCGCCTGCCGGATGGCACGGAGCGCGGAGCGGAGATCACCTCGGTCCGGAGCGCGAACAAGGCGGTGCTCGCGCGGCTCGCGGGCGTCACAGATCGCGACGCGGCCGAGGCGCTGCGTGGCGCGGTCCTGCTCGTGCCGCGCGACGAGTTCCCGCCGCTCGAAGAGGGCGAGTTCTACGCGTGCGACATCGAAGGCGCGCGCGCCGAGCTCGCGTCCGGCGAGGTCGTGGGTCGTGTCCTCGCGCTTGCTTCGTACCCGACCTGCGAGGTGCTCGTCGTCGAGCGCGCGGACGGCGGCAAGCTCGAGGTGCCGCTGCTCGACGACTACGTCGCCTCCGTCGACACGCAGGCAGGCCTCGTCCGGCTCGTCACGATCGACGGCCTGACCTGA
- the rpsP gene encoding 30S ribosomal protein S16 — translation MAVHIRLARAGTKKTPFYRIVVADQRAARGGRFIERLGTYDPRRNEIRLDPARVKHWRDVGAQPSHTVELLLKRPDVVSATVAK, via the coding sequence ATGGCCGTTCATATCCGCCTCGCCCGGGCGGGCACGAAGAAGACCCCGTTCTACCGTATCGTCGTCGCCGATCAGCGCGCTGCGCGTGGTGGCCGCTTCATCGAACGTTTGGGCACGTACGACCCGCGCCGCAACGAGATCCGCCTGGATCCGGCCCGCGTGAAGCACTGGCGCGACGTCGGGGCGCAGCCCTCGCACACGGTCGAGCTCCTGCTGAAGCGCCCGGACGTCGTCTCGGCGACGGTCGCGAAGTAA
- a CDS encoding DUF72 domain-containing protein, which yields MARLHVGLHALQGDIKKYKDQLDLVEIRPVDMSLPGAPGLRKWRKAAPPAFVFSVVLPRVVAELAPGKALDDALATSLEVATTLEARCIVLSTSTEIRPTAANRKRIAALFARIPAEGALRFWEPRGMWEREDVIDTARAAGVLPIFDAARDELPRGPVVYTRLRSLGAQTMLSAAALDRVAKRLGERRDIFLVVEGTRGAAIRAKSTLVATLARTGRAPEAGSIAAPVAPIVRPLVAEDEEQ from the coding sequence ATGGCAAGACTCCACGTGGGCCTGCACGCCCTCCAGGGCGACATCAAGAAGTACAAGGATCAGCTCGATCTGGTGGAGATCCGCCCGGTCGACATGTCGTTGCCCGGCGCGCCCGGCTTGCGGAAGTGGCGCAAAGCGGCCCCGCCCGCCTTCGTGTTCAGCGTGGTCTTGCCGCGCGTCGTCGCCGAGCTCGCCCCCGGCAAGGCGCTCGATGACGCGCTCGCCACCTCGCTCGAGGTCGCGACGACGCTCGAGGCGCGGTGCATCGTGCTCTCGACCTCGACCGAGATCCGACCCACCGCGGCGAACCGCAAGCGCATCGCCGCGCTCTTCGCGCGTATCCCGGCCGAAGGCGCGCTCCGCTTCTGGGAGCCGCGCGGCATGTGGGAGCGCGAGGACGTGATCGACACGGCGCGCGCCGCGGGCGTGCTCCCCATCTTCGATGCCGCGCGTGACGAGCTGCCGCGCGGCCCGGTGGTCTACACGCGCCTGCGATCCCTCGGCGCGCAGACCATGCTGTCGGCCGCCGCGCTCGATCGTGTGGCGAAGCGTCTCGGCGAACGTCGCGATATTTTCCTGGTGGTCGAAGGGACGCGCGGCGCCGCGATCCGCGCGAAGAGCACGCTCGTCGCCACGCTCGCGCGCACGGGCCGCGCGCCGGAGGCCGGATCGATCGCGGCGCCGGTCGCGCCCATCGTGCGACCGCTCGTCGCAGAGGACGAGGAGCAGTGA
- the trmD gene encoding tRNA (guanosine(37)-N1)-methyltransferase TrmD, protein MRVDIVTLFPEMFEPFLTTGMVGRAVRAGALDARCANLREHGLGKHRSVDDTPYGGGSGMVMRVDVVVGCIEAVEERAREGHEGAEAARSHRVLLSPQGSVLDQRKVEALAERPWITLVCGRYEGFDDRVHAFVDEEISLGDFVLAGGEVAAMAIVDACSRLLPGVLGSADSAMLESHSVVMDGLLEHPHYTRPEEFRGMKVPEVLKGGNHAVIAAWRREQAEKRTAERRPDLMERAKRLRAERGSS, encoded by the coding sequence ATGCGTGTCGACATCGTCACCCTGTTCCCCGAGATGTTCGAGCCATTCCTGACGACGGGGATGGTCGGCCGCGCTGTACGCGCAGGCGCGCTCGACGCGCGTTGCGCGAACCTGCGCGAGCACGGGCTCGGCAAACACCGGAGCGTGGACGACACGCCGTACGGCGGAGGCTCGGGGATGGTGATGCGCGTCGACGTCGTGGTCGGGTGCATCGAGGCGGTCGAGGAGCGAGCGCGTGAAGGCCACGAGGGCGCGGAGGCGGCGCGCTCGCACCGCGTGCTTCTCTCGCCGCAGGGGAGCGTGCTCGACCAGCGCAAGGTCGAGGCGCTCGCGGAGCGTCCGTGGATCACGCTCGTGTGTGGCCGTTACGAAGGCTTCGACGATCGGGTGCACGCGTTCGTCGACGAGGAGATCTCGCTCGGTGACTTCGTGCTCGCGGGCGGCGAGGTGGCGGCGATGGCGATCGTCGACGCATGCTCACGGCTCTTGCCCGGCGTGCTCGGCAGCGCGGACTCGGCGATGCTCGAGTCGCACAGCGTCGTGATGGACGGGCTGCTCGAGCACCCTCACTACACGCGACCCGAGGAGTTTCGAGGGATGAAGGTGCCCGAGGTGTTGAAAGGCGGCAACCACGCCGTCATCGCGGCCTGGCGGCGCGAGCAGGCGGAGAAGCGCACGGCGGAGCGGAGGCCCGACCTCATGGAGCGAGCCAAGCGCCTGCGCGCCGAGCGAGGTTCGTCGTGA
- the rpmB gene encoding 50S ribosomal protein L28: protein MAKSDITGKRKLLAQNVSHSNIKTKRWQNVNIQTRKLWVPELKRYVTLSLTTRDIRNIDKLGVVAYAKRYGITL from the coding sequence ATGGCGAAGAGCGACATCACTGGGAAACGGAAGCTTCTGGCGCAGAACGTCTCCCACTCGAACATCAAGACCAAGCGCTGGCAGAACGTGAACATCCAGACGCGCAAGCTCTGGGTTCCGGAGCTCAAGCGCTACGTCACGCTGAGCCTCACGACGCGCGACATCCGCAACATCGACAAGCTCGGCGTCGTCGCGTACGCGAAGCGGTACGGCATCACGCTCTAG